One Amblyomma americanum isolate KBUSLIRL-KWMA chromosome 8, ASM5285725v1, whole genome shotgun sequence DNA window includes the following coding sequences:
- the LOC144102692 gene encoding uncharacterized protein LOC144102692, whose product MNGAASTEQVCSADLAFLGDASPLDFTALPALERFIDWQPWNLPHKHDLHKQLLYPATPGSGADMAARRLHLVLLHVLQMMAIFDAAAMSTCLPMNGAASTEQVCSADLAFLGDASPLDFTALPALERFIDWQPWNLPHKHDLHKQLLYPATPGSGADMAARRLHLVLLHVLQMMAIFDAAAMSTCLPMNGAASTEQVCSADLAFLGDASPLDFTALPALERFIDWQPWNLPHKHDLHKQLLYPATPGSGADMAARRLHLVLLQVCYSYLSVNGKPFRKSTPDPNFAVCMFLRLLYDVCASCSGYIGLFQRKLLLAGDVEQNPGPLSAEQEKQMFDTIMTIPVIQQQQTEILDELRSIRLEQKNLEEKLTKLAEKVKSVEDNVSLVLPLKPEVERLSQSSQKLAVACTALESSHDDLENQSRRNNLIFYGIHDKETESWEQSETKIISFCAEKLKLSVDAAAIERAHRLGRYAPDKHRPLIVKFLSFKEKNRVLSNAAELKDTDWAISEDYSAKVRQQRKKLMQFAKARGGKLKLRFNKLNLDNKTYMYNIETDDITCVNQ is encoded by the coding sequence atgaacggagccgcttctaccgagcaagtctgttctgctgacctggcttttttgggtgacgcttcGCCGTTAGACTTCACAGCGTTACCGGCGCTCGAacgcttcatcgactggcaaccctggaaccttccgcacaagcatgacctacataagcagctgttgtacccagccactccgggatctggcgccgacatggcagccagacgcttacatcttgttcttcttcacgtgctgcaaatgatggcgattttcgatgctgccgcgatgtcgacgtgcctgccaatgaacggagccgcttctaccgagcaagtctgttctgctgacctggcttttttgggtgacgcttcgccgttggacttcacagcgctaccggcgctcgaacgcttcatcgactggcaaccctggaaccttccgcacaagcatgacctacataagcagctgttgtacccagccactccgggatctggcgccgacatggcagccagacgcttacatcttgttcttcttcacgtgctgcaaatgatggcgattttcgatgctgccgcgatgtcgacgtgcctgccaatgaacggagccgcttctaccgagcaagtctgttctgctgacctggcttttttgggtgacgcttcgccgttggacttcacagcgctaccggcgctcgaacgcttcatcgactggcaaccctggaaccttccgcacaagcatgacctacataagcagctgttgtacccagccactccgggatctggcgccgacatggcagccagacgcttacatcttgttcttcttcaggtTTGTTACTCTTACCTTTCTGTTAATGGCAAACCGTTTAGGAAGTCGACGCCAGATCCCAACTTTGCTGTGTGCATGTTTTTACGCCTTCTGTACGACGTGTGCGCGAGCTGTTCAGGATACATAGGTTTGTTTCAAAGAAAGCTTTTGCTTGCGGGAGACGTAGAGCAAAACCCTGGGCCTCTGTCtgctgagcaggaaaagcagaTGTTTGATACTATCATGACAATACCTGTGATACAACAGCAACAGACCGAAATATTGGACGAACTACGTTCCATTCGGCTTGAGCAAAAGAATCTCgaagaaaaactaacaaaactcgcAGAAAAAGTCAAGAGCGTTGAAGATAATGTGTCGCTGGTGCTCCCGCTAAAGCCTGAAGTAGAAAGATTATCTCAAAGTTCCCAGAAACTTGCTGTCGCGTGCACGGCCCTCGAGTCATCGCATGATGACCTGGAGaaccaatcacgaagaaacaacttAATATTCTACGGCATCCATGACAAAGAAACCGAATCGTGGGAACAGTCTGAGACtaaaattatctctttttgcgctgaaaagttaaaactttccgtTGACGCCGCTGCCATTGAAAGAGCGCACAGACTAGGAAGATATGCGCCCGACAAGCACAGACCCCTGATCGTTAAATTTTTGtcctttaaagaaaagaatcgtgttctttcaaatgctgccgaactaaaagatactgactgggcgataagcgaggactattcggccaaagtacggcaacaaagaaaaaagctcatgCAGTTTGCTAAGGCACGCGGCGGAAAGTTGAAACTGCGGTTTAATAAGCTAAACCTGGACAACAAAACCTATATGTACAACATTGAAACAGACGATATCACTTGTGTAAACCAATAG